In the Acidobacteriota bacterium genome, GACGCTGCTGGGACTTGTCCTGGGGCTGGCCGCATCGTGGGCTCTTTCGAGCTTTATCTCCGACATGCTCTACCAGGTCGGCTCCTTCGACTTGCCCACGGTGGCGGCGGTTACCCTGACCCTGCTGACGGTGGCGCTGGCGGCCATATTGATTCCCACCCTGCGGGCCACCCGGGTCGACCCGGTCACCGCGCTGCGGGAAGAGTAGCGGCCCGCGCCCAGGTAGTCAGCGGCGCCGGACCATGGCGGTTTCCTCTCCGGCTGAGAGCTGCGCGGCTTTGTCAACCAGTTGCAGGAAACCCTGGCGGTAGCCTCCAGGGTCCGAGCCCAGGCTGTCGCGGGCCCAGGACAAGGCATCCTGGTAGGTGGCAATTCCGCAGTGAGGCGACTCCCGCAAGAGCATCCCGAAGGCCGCCACCGCGGCCGAGAAGCGCAGGTCCGGCGAAGCCGCCAGGAAGGGCGAAGCATATCCGCCCACGGGAATCTCGATGAGCCGGCTCTGCTCTTCGTCGGGCCGCTTGTAGCGCAGCTTCAGGTTCATCCACTCCTGGCTCAGAGCCTGCCGGTTGGGCCGGGGGCCATCTTGATAGCGGAGAGGGTCGGTGGAGGGCTCAGGCGCTCCTTCACCGAAAGGAATCAGTTCATAAAGCACCATCAGCGAATGTCCCGCCCCGATCTCGCCGGCGTCTTTGCTGTCGTCGTTGAAGTCGCGATGCTCGAGCAGACGGTTTTCGTAGCCCAGCAGGCGGAAGGCCTCCACCCTGAGGGGATTGAACTCGGCCTGGATCTTGACGTCCTTGGCGATGGTGACCAGGGTGGCGCCGAGCTCTTCGGCCAGCACCTTGCGGGCTTCCAGCAGGGAGTCGATGTAGGCGTAGTTGCCGTTGCCTTTGTCGGCCAGCTTCTCCATGGTCGAGTCCTTCAAGTTGCCGGTCCCGAACCCCAGCACGGTGAGGAAGATGCCGCGCTTGGCTTGTTCCTGGATGAGCCGTGTCAGATCGCCCTGATTGGTGACTCCTACATTGAAGTCTCCGTCGGTGGCCAGGATGATGCGGTTGATGCCCTGGGGCTGGAAATGGCGGGCCGCCAGGTCATAGGCCAGCTTGATGCCCTCTCCGCCATTGGTGCTGCCGCCCGCTTGCAGGCCCTCCAAGGCTTCGATGATGGCGGTCTTGCGGTCGCCGCTGGTAGGAGCCAGCACCTGACCCGCCGCCCCGGCGTAAACCACCATGGCGATGCGGTCGCGGCTGCTGGCCCGGTCGACCATAAAGCGCATGGCCTTCTTGAGCAGCGGGAGTTTGTCGTAGCTCTGCATGGATCCGCTGACGTCGATCAGGAACACGAAATTGCCGGGCGGGCGCTCCGATTCGGGTATCCGGCGTCCCTGAATGCCGATGGATAGCAGGCGATGCTCCGGGTTCCAGGGGGCTTCTGCCATTTCCAGGCTGACCTCGAATGGATGGCGTCCTTGGGGAGGAATCAGATCGTAGTTGAAGTAATTGATCAGCTCCTCGATGCGGACGGCGTCCTTAGGGGGCAACTGTCCCTGCTTGAGAAAGCGGCGGACGTTGGAATAGGAGGCCGTATCGACGTCGATGGAAAAGGTCGAGAGAGGCTGATCCGAGACGTGAATGAAGTCGTTTTCGTCGATGTGGTCGTAGGCCTCGGTGTTGAAGTTGGGATTCCAGCGGGACTGGGGGTCAAATTTAGCCCTACCTATCCGAAAAACACCGCTATTCGCCGAGCTGACTGAGGCGG is a window encoding:
- a CDS encoding von Willebrand factor type A domain-containing protein, whose amino-acid sequence is MKALTVFPWRRILPLVLLILVSVPLAVSVAQEPSTGQVLGRVSDPSGGVIPGADLTLTMEGRERPWTAVSDDAGQYKFKELPAGKYEIEARLTGFKTYTAKFVLAAGEERRVDITLQLGEITEAVTVSGGVAPVHTEAASVSSANSGVFRIGRAKFDPQSRWNPNFNTEAYDHIDENDFIHVSDQPLSTFSIDVDTASYSNVRRFLKQGQLPPKDAVRIEELINYFNYDLIPPQGRHPFEVSLEMAEAPWNPEHRLLSIGIQGRRIPESERPPGNFVFLIDVSGSMQSYDKLPLLKKAMRFMVDRASSRDRIAMVVYAGAAGQVLAPTSGDRKTAIIEALEGLQAGGSTNGGEGIKLAYDLAARHFQPQGINRIILATDGDFNVGVTNQGDLTRLIQEQAKRGIFLTVLGFGTGNLKDSTMEKLADKGNGNYAYIDSLLEARKVLAEELGATLVTIAKDVKIQAEFNPLRVEAFRLLGYENRLLEHRDFNDDSKDAGEIGAGHSLMVLYELIPFGEGAPEPSTDPLRYQDGPRPNRQALSQEWMNLKLRYKRPDEEQSRLIEIPVGGYASPFLAASPDLRFSAAVAAFGMLLRESPHCGIATYQDALSWARDSLGSDPGGYRQGFLQLVDKAAQLSAGEETAMVRRR